A region of Nocardioides alkalitolerans DNA encodes the following proteins:
- a CDS encoding GuaB1 family IMP dehydrogenase-related protein: protein MRFLHDRVPPHELTYDDVFMVPRHSTVASRFDVDLATTDGTGATLPIVVANMTAVAGRRMAETVARRGGITVIPQDIPLDVVREVVGWVKARHHVFDTPIELAPTQTVGDALALIPKRSHRAAVVVEDGRPVGVVAADDCTDVDRFTQVRDVMSTSLVTLGADTDPRRAFDLLDRARVRLAPAVDGQGRLLGVLTRTGALRATLYTPAVDARGGLRIAAAIGVNGDVAGRAAALLEAGVDALVVDTAHGDQDRMLDALKAVRALDPQVPVAAGNVVSAEGTRELVAAGADIVKVGVGPGAMCTTRMMTGVGRPQFSAVLECAEAAAAEGAHVWADGGVRHPRDVALALAAGASSVMVGSWFAGTHESPGDLQVDSDGRAYKVSFGMASARAVAHRTSTESAYDRARKGLYEEGISSSRMYVDPARPGVEDLIDHISAGVRSACTYAGARNIAELHERAVVGVQSAAGFHEGRPLPAGW from the coding sequence GTGCGTTTCCTCCATGACCGCGTGCCTCCGCACGAGCTGACCTATGACGACGTCTTCATGGTGCCGCGCCACTCCACGGTGGCCAGCCGCTTCGACGTCGACCTCGCCACGACGGACGGCACCGGGGCGACCCTGCCGATCGTCGTGGCCAACATGACGGCCGTCGCCGGCCGCCGGATGGCGGAGACGGTGGCCCGCCGCGGCGGCATCACGGTCATCCCGCAGGACATCCCGCTCGACGTGGTGCGCGAGGTGGTCGGCTGGGTGAAGGCCCGCCACCACGTCTTCGACACGCCGATCGAGCTCGCGCCGACCCAGACGGTGGGCGACGCGCTCGCCCTCATCCCCAAGCGCTCGCACCGCGCCGCGGTGGTCGTCGAGGACGGTCGCCCCGTGGGCGTCGTCGCGGCGGACGACTGCACCGACGTGGACCGCTTCACCCAGGTGCGCGACGTCATGTCGACGTCGCTCGTGACGCTGGGCGCGGACACCGACCCGCGTCGGGCGTTCGACCTGCTCGACCGCGCGCGGGTGCGCCTCGCGCCCGCGGTCGATGGCCAGGGTCGGCTGCTCGGCGTGCTCACGCGCACCGGCGCGCTGCGGGCCACGCTCTACACCCCGGCGGTCGACGCGCGGGGTGGCCTCCGCATCGCGGCGGCGATCGGCGTCAACGGCGACGTGGCGGGACGCGCCGCCGCCCTGCTCGAGGCCGGCGTCGACGCCCTCGTCGTCGACACGGCCCACGGCGACCAGGACCGGATGCTCGACGCGCTGAAGGCCGTGCGGGCGCTCGACCCGCAGGTGCCGGTCGCCGCCGGCAACGTGGTCTCGGCCGAGGGCACGCGTGAGCTCGTCGCCGCCGGTGCCGACATCGTCAAGGTCGGTGTCGGACCGGGCGCGATGTGCACCACGCGCATGATGACGGGCGTCGGGCGGCCGCAGTTCTCCGCGGTGCTCGAATGCGCGGAGGCCGCCGCTGCCGAGGGCGCGCACGTGTGGGCCGACGGTGGCGTCCGGCACCCGCGCGACGTCGCGCTCGCCCTCGCCGCCGGTGCGTCGTCGGTGATGGTCGGCTCGTGGTTCGCCGGCACGCACGAGTCGCCGGGCGACCTGCAGGTCGACTCCGACGGCCGGGCCTACAAGGTCTCGTTCGGCATGGCCTCGGCCCGCGCCGTCGCCCACCGCACGTCGACCGAGTCGGCCTACGACCGGGCGCGGAAGGGTCTCTACGAGGAGGGCATCTCCTCGTCGCGGATGTACGTCGACCCGGCGCGCCCCGGCGTCGAGGACCTCATCGACCACATCAGCGCCGGCGTGCGGTCCGCCTGCACCTACGCGGGTGCGCGCAACATCGCCGAGCTCCACGAGCGCGCCGTGGTGGGCGTGCAGTCGGCGGCCGGCTTCCACGAGGGTCGACCGCTGCCGGCGGGCTGGTGA
- a CDS encoding nucleosidase, producing MSASPRRTDVLVVAATRAEAAGVPERYPLLVTGIGKVPAAAAVAAALARVPDPTVVHVVNVGTAGALRPGVTGLYLPGTVLNHDLSAEAIRQLGHDPHELLALGTGDAGTVLASGDVFVTDPAVRDALARRATLVDMEGYAVAWAAQAAGARVTLVKHVSDAADESAWDWPAQVAASAVVLGEWLEDALG from the coding sequence GTGAGCGCCTCCCCGCGGCGTACCGACGTCCTCGTCGTCGCCGCGACGCGTGCCGAGGCCGCGGGGGTGCCCGAGCGCTACCCGCTGCTCGTCACCGGCATCGGCAAGGTGCCGGCGGCCGCCGCCGTCGCCGCCGCCCTCGCCCGCGTCCCCGACCCGACGGTGGTGCACGTCGTCAACGTGGGCACCGCCGGGGCGCTGCGCCCCGGTGTCACGGGCCTGTACCTCCCCGGCACGGTGCTCAACCACGACCTCAGCGCCGAGGCGATCCGTCAGCTCGGGCACGACCCCCACGAGCTGCTCGCCCTCGGCACGGGCGACGCGGGCACCGTGCTCGCCAGCGGGGACGTCTTCGTCACCGACCCCGCCGTCCGCGACGCCCTCGCGCGGCGGGCGACGCTGGTGGACATGGAGGGGTACGCCGTGGCCTGGGCCGCGCAGGCCGCCGGCGCCCGCGTGACGCTCGTCAAGCACGTCTCCGACGCCGCCGACGAGTCCGCCTGGGACTGGCCGGCGCAGGTCGCCGCGAGCGCCGTCGTGCTGGGGGAGTGGCTCGAGGACGCCCTGGGCTGA
- a CDS encoding sugar ABC transporter substrate-binding protein, whose protein sequence is MALGLAACGEVDGAESASGSGSEDLTIGVSNLGLSFPFPSAIGEGIRARADELGVTIVELDAQSDTEKQSNDVQDLIGQAPDGVLILPVDSGVAVGLVDQLADADIPTVAVASQVGDPSERDLEDVYEELVALVTQDELSAGRAAGELALQALPEGGKLAVVEGAAGFAEVELRFAEFLDPAEEAGVTFDVVARQPGDWTVEGAQGACQNLLAGDPDIDVLYAESDDMAVGCAEAVDAAGSDAVVIGIGGSQLGIDGVKAGTVYGTVCFKPRDLGELAMQVIYDHLTGEESRESEFVSYDTPAVTAENVDDCVPQW, encoded by the coding sequence ATGGCACTGGGCCTCGCTGCGTGCGGCGAGGTCGACGGCGCCGAGAGCGCATCGGGCTCCGGCTCGGAGGACCTGACGATCGGGGTCTCGAACCTCGGGTTGAGCTTCCCCTTCCCGTCCGCCATCGGTGAGGGCATCAGGGCCCGGGCCGACGAGCTGGGCGTGACCATCGTCGAGCTGGACGCCCAGAGCGACACGGAGAAGCAGTCGAACGACGTGCAGGACCTGATCGGGCAGGCGCCCGACGGGGTCCTCATCCTGCCCGTGGACTCCGGCGTGGCGGTCGGGCTCGTCGACCAGCTCGCCGACGCCGACATCCCGACCGTGGCCGTGGCCTCGCAGGTCGGCGACCCCAGCGAGCGCGACCTCGAGGACGTCTACGAGGAGCTGGTGGCCCTGGTGACCCAGGACGAGCTGTCCGCGGGTCGCGCGGCGGGCGAGCTGGCGCTGCAGGCGCTCCCGGAGGGCGGCAAGCTCGCCGTCGTCGAGGGTGCGGCGGGGTTCGCCGAGGTGGAGCTGCGCTTCGCGGAGTTCCTCGACCCGGCCGAGGAGGCCGGCGTGACCTTCGACGTCGTCGCCCGCCAGCCGGGGGACTGGACGGTCGAGGGCGCCCAGGGGGCGTGCCAGAACCTCCTCGCGGGCGACCCCGACATCGACGTGCTCTACGCCGAGAGCGACGACATGGCGGTCGGTTGCGCGGAGGCCGTGGACGCGGCCGGCTCGGACGCCGTCGTCATCGGCATCGGCGGCTCCCAGCTCGGGATCGACGGCGTGAAGGCCGGCACGGTCTACGGCACGGTCTGCTTCAAGCCGCGTGACCTGGGCGAGCTCGCGATGCAGGTCATCTACGACCACCTGACGGGGGAGGAGTCCCGCGAGTCGGAGTTCGTCTCCTACGACACGCCCGCCGTGACGGCGGAGAACGTGGACGACTGCGTCCCGCAGTGGTGA